In Haliaeetus albicilla chromosome 12, bHalAlb1.1, whole genome shotgun sequence, a genomic segment contains:
- the FAM20A gene encoding pseudokinase FAM20A, with the protein MPGPRRARPAVLLLLGALLVADLYFHLWPRARRELAGGGGRHPPCPCRRPAAVSPPPPPPPPRSRAASALRRLFAPPSDPAAPAEPLLGAREALRYYRRKAARWNRRHKLYREELNLTSPAAPLPLRPEASWLQFHLGISRDGLYPRSSPTINRLLRDMQDFTTISADYSQDEKALLGACDCSQIVKPSGVHLKLVLRFQDFGKAMFKPMRQKREEETPEDFFYFVDFQRHNAEIAAFHLDRILDFRRVPPTVGRLINVTKEILEVTKNEILQSVFFVSPASNVCFFAKCPYMCKTEYAVCGNPHLLEGSLSAFLPSLNLAPRLSIPNPWIRSYSFDGKEEWEVNPLYCNTVREIYPYSNGNRLLNIVDMAIFDFLIGNMDRHHYEMFTKFGDDGFLLHLDNARGFGRHSHDETSILAPLSQCCIIKRTTLLRLQLLAEPEYRLSDMMRESLLQDRLAPVLTEPHLLALDRRLQLILKAVRKCIDTYGEAKVVANDTTQPEAPASDRVKLTT; encoded by the exons ATGCCGGGACCACGCCGGGCTCGGCCGGCggttttgctgttgctgggaGCTTTGCTGGTCGCCGATCTCTACTTCCACCTCTGGCCTCGGGCTCGGCGggagctggcgggggggggtggccGGCACCCGCCGTGTCcctgccgccgccccgccgccgtctccccgccgccgccgccgccgccgccccgctcccgcgCCGCCTCCGCCCTGCGGCGCCTTTTCGCCCCCCCCTCGGACCCAGCCGCCCCCGCCGAACCGCTGCTGGGCGCCCGCGAAGCCCTGCGTTACTACCGGCGGAAGGCGGCTCGCTGGAACAG GAGACACAAGCTTTACAGGGAAGAGCTCAACCTAACCTCCCCGGCAGCACCGCTGCCGCTCCGGCCGGAGGCCAGTTGGCTCCAGTTCCACCTGGGTATCAGCCGGGATGGGCTCTACCCACGCTCCAGTCCCACCATCAACAGACTCCTCCGGGACATGCAAGACTTCACCACTATCAGTGCCG ACTACAGCCAGGACGAGAAAGCGCTGCTGGGAGCCTGCGACTGCAGCCAGA TCGTGAAGCCCAGCGGCGTGCACCTGAAGCTGGTCCTCAGGTTCCAGGATTTTGGGAAAGCCATGTTCAAGCCCATGAG GCAGAAACGCGAGGAAGAGACTCCCGAGGACTTTTTCTACTTTGTCGACTTCCAGCGGCACAACGCGGAGATCGCCGCCTTCCACCTGGACAG GATCCTGGATTTCCGGAGGGTGCCACCCACCGTTGGGAGGTTGATCAATGTCACCAAAGAGATCCTGGAGGTCACCAAGAACGAGATCCTGCAGAGCGTCTTTTTTGTCTCGCCAG ccAGCAACGTGTGCTTCTTTGCCAAGTGCCCGTACATGTGCAAGACCGAGTACGCGGTGTGTGGGAACCCTCACCTCCTGGAAGGGTCCCTCTCCgccttcctgccctccctcaACCTGGCACCGCGACTCTCCATCCCAAACCCATGGATCCGCTCCTACTCATTTGATGGAAAAGAGGA GTGGGAAGTGAATCCGCTCTACTGCAACACAGTGAGGGAGATCTACCCCTACAGCAACGGCAACCGGCTGCTTAACATCGTTGACATGGCCATATTTGACTTCCTAATAG GGAACATGGACCGTCACCACTATGAAATGTTCACCAAGTTTGGGGACGACGGCTTCCTCTTACATCTGGACAACGCTAGAGG GTTCGGGCGTCATTCCCATGACGAAACCTCCATCCTGGCCCCGCTCTCCCAGTGTTGCAT aataaagAGGACAACGTTATTACGACTCCAGCTCTTGGCTGAGCCCGAATATCGGCTCAGCGACATGATGAGGGAATCCCTCCTGCAGGACCGCCTGGCACCAGTCCTCACCGAACCCCATCTCTTGGCTTTAGACAGACGGTTACAGCTTATCCTGAAAGCTGTGAGAAAATGCATAGACACTTACGGAGAAGCCAAGGTGGTGGCCAACGACACCACGCAGCCCGAGGCTCCTGCGTCTGACAGAGTGAAGCTGACCACTTAA